In the genome of Mucisphaera calidilacus, one region contains:
- a CDS encoding dockerin type I domain-containing protein, which produces MLKQVIGMTALAAIAAPAMAMTPLVTILDEDFESYLGEADPQAAIDAVWGPGELSGTFYQFYSAPGNEFNYPTNAVTVNNTPGGSASIGFGASPAGGAGSKVLFADIPGLDEAYHNYVPTDENPLFVSFDIFDSGQGNIRRTLGLRQGGGSANITEIGYYNGVPSNDADITERFKTFMVRQILWDDAGFGSSGPNYVAFDLTTENLDDEGNPIFIQIEDPENPGEFIDSDDSSIPNGPAFNFIPDGEPGVWHTFTATIGATEQVFTMDYLADGVVDAEMILTGNAPSEEGFGEVRIGGPSFISSTGDPVYWDNILIQVLEGDEPGVPGDANGDGVVNLLDLSILASNFDGTDTPYGVEDGDFNDDGFVNLLDLSILASNFETTPAPEPAVAGILGLGALGLIRRR; this is translated from the coding sequence ATGCTCAAGCAAGTAATTGGTATGACTGCCCTGGCCGCGATCGCCGCTCCCGCAATGGCGATGACGCCTCTCGTCACCATCCTCGACGAGGATTTTGAAAGCTATCTCGGCGAGGCCGATCCCCAGGCCGCCATCGACGCCGTCTGGGGCCCCGGCGAACTCAGCGGGACCTTCTACCAGTTCTACTCGGCCCCCGGCAACGAGTTCAACTACCCCACCAACGCCGTGACCGTCAACAACACCCCCGGCGGCTCGGCCTCCATCGGTTTCGGTGCCAGCCCTGCTGGCGGTGCCGGTTCGAAGGTCCTCTTCGCCGACATCCCCGGTCTCGATGAGGCGTATCACAACTACGTCCCCACGGATGAGAACCCCCTCTTCGTCTCCTTCGACATCTTCGACTCCGGTCAGGGTAACATCCGTCGTACCCTCGGCCTGCGTCAGGGTGGCGGCTCGGCCAACATCACCGAGATCGGCTACTACAACGGCGTTCCCTCCAACGACGCCGATATCACCGAGCGATTCAAGACATTCATGGTCCGCCAGATCCTCTGGGACGACGCCGGCTTCGGCAGCTCCGGCCCCAACTACGTCGCTTTTGACCTGACCACCGAGAACCTTGACGACGAAGGCAACCCGATCTTCATCCAGATCGAAGACCCCGAGAACCCGGGTGAGTTCATCGACTCCGATGACTCCTCCATCCCCAACGGCCCGGCTTTCAACTTCATCCCCGACGGTGAGCCCGGCGTCTGGCACACCTTCACCGCCACCATCGGCGCGACCGAGCAGGTCTTCACCATGGACTACCTCGCCGACGGCGTCGTCGATGCCGAGATGATCCTCACCGGCAACGCCCCCTCCGAAGAAGGCTTCGGCGAAGTCCGCATCGGTGGCCCTTCATTCATCAGCTCGACCGGCGATCCCGTCTACTGGGACAACATCCTCATCCAGGTGCTCGAGGGTGATGAGCCTGGCGTTCCTGGCGATGCCAACGGCGACGGTGTGGTCAACCTCCTCGACCTCTCCATCCTCGCCTCCAACTTCGACGGCACCGACACGCCCTACGGCGTCGAGGACGGCGACTTCAACGACGATGGCTTCGTCAACCTGCTTGACCTCTCCATCCTCGCTTCCAACTTCGAGACCACCCCGGCTCCCGAGCCCGCCGTCGCTGGCATCCTCGGCCTCGGTGCTCTCGGCCTCATCCGTCGCCGCTAA
- a CDS encoding SpoIID/LytB domain-containing protein — protein MSDRAADRRCVWTCRTALLLQASLLFSAGSASAIDFVPDARDTINVTGFGNVDTESNYVPYVVYFENGLASEEALKAQAVAARTYAYYQMQNKGFINNGTDDQVYFKSGRGLPKQKHYDAAAATEGEIITFNDTLVCAFYVAGAIPTDSSKVPGTIAQATASSSDPTTTEKWVTYTWENGDLGNQNIGTPLGFRGTPTNPFYVNRGAKSQNGANYMGTEGYTYMDILKYYYGADIQIEQVRQGETAIFSRRSLSDFEGNVGYFGNDPFENAASNSDLGSGTSVSLTSVSKEGSSGQLLDIDFDEAADGEGDGFIFRHAAGATLATDLAGDEAANVVLDALGDIGFWMKTTTPGLSVALHIDEEGGDSESSTVLDLIADGQWHKYSWSLEDDSDWFKRADPIFEGGGGGGRPGTGNQNQVTPGGTGAVEDRFSIDSIIITGSSDALVYLDDVFYDPQAIPPIPGDFDDDGVVTLDDLDLLLAGQGNSLYDVDGDGDADLDDITLWVEGLYGGLMGDTLFDGDVDLADLSTLAFYFGQAGAWENGDFNGDGIVNLLDLSILATNFNKTAVPEPAMGMVSLLGLALLRRR, from the coding sequence ATGTCTGACCGTGCTGCCGATCGTCGTTGTGTTTGGACGTGTCGTACCGCCCTGCTGCTGCAGGCGAGTCTCCTGTTTTCAGCGGGTTCGGCTTCAGCCATCGATTTTGTGCCCGATGCGCGTGACACGATCAATGTGACGGGCTTTGGGAACGTCGACACCGAGTCGAACTATGTTCCCTATGTTGTCTATTTTGAAAACGGCCTGGCTTCGGAGGAGGCTCTGAAGGCTCAGGCGGTGGCGGCGCGAACCTACGCCTACTACCAGATGCAGAACAAGGGCTTCATCAACAACGGCACGGACGATCAGGTCTACTTCAAGTCCGGACGAGGCCTGCCCAAGCAGAAGCACTACGACGCGGCGGCGGCGACCGAGGGCGAGATCATCACCTTCAATGACACGCTGGTCTGTGCTTTCTACGTCGCGGGCGCGATCCCGACGGACAGCAGCAAGGTGCCGGGCACGATCGCCCAGGCGACCGCCTCATCCTCGGACCCCACAACGACCGAGAAATGGGTGACCTACACGTGGGAGAACGGGGATCTGGGCAATCAGAACATCGGCACGCCGCTGGGCTTTCGCGGCACGCCGACCAATCCCTTCTATGTCAACCGCGGAGCCAAGAGCCAGAACGGCGCCAACTACATGGGCACCGAGGGCTACACCTACATGGATATCCTGAAGTATTACTACGGGGCGGATATCCAGATCGAGCAGGTGCGTCAGGGGGAGACGGCGATCTTCAGCCGCCGGAGCCTGAGTGACTTTGAGGGCAACGTGGGCTATTTCGGCAACGACCCTTTTGAGAACGCCGCGAGTAATTCCGACCTTGGCAGCGGAACGTCGGTCTCGCTGACGAGTGTTTCCAAGGAAGGCTCTTCAGGGCAGCTGCTCGATATCGACTTCGACGAGGCAGCGGATGGTGAGGGTGACGGCTTCATCTTCCGCCACGCGGCGGGGGCGACACTGGCCACGGACCTCGCTGGCGATGAGGCCGCGAACGTGGTTCTAGACGCCCTCGGCGATATCGGTTTCTGGATGAAGACCACGACGCCGGGCCTGTCGGTCGCGTTGCACATCGATGAAGAAGGCGGCGACTCGGAAAGCTCGACGGTCCTCGACCTGATCGCCGACGGCCAGTGGCACAAGTACAGCTGGTCGCTGGAAGATGATTCGGACTGGTTCAAGCGAGCGGACCCGATTTTCGAGGGTGGCGGCGGTGGTGGTCGGCCCGGAACGGGCAATCAGAATCAGGTAACCCCCGGCGGCACGGGTGCCGTCGAGGATCGCTTCTCGATCGATTCGATCATCATCACGGGTTCGAGTGACGCTCTGGTCTATCTCGATGACGTGTTCTACGACCCGCAGGCGATCCCGCCGATCCCCGGCGATTTTGACGACGACGGCGTGGTGACGCTGGACGACCTTGACCTGCTGCTGGCGGGCCAGGGCAACAGCCTCTACGACGTGGACGGCGACGGCGACGCGGACCTTGATGACATCACGCTCTGGGTCGAGGGCCTGTATGGCGGGCTCATGGGCGACACGTTGTTTGACGGCGACGTCGATCTCGCGGACCTGTCGACGCTGGCCTTTTACTTCGGCCAGGCGGGAGCCTGGGAGAATGGTGATTTCAACGGCGACGGGATCGTGAACCTTCTGGACCTCTCGATTCTGGCGACCAACTTCAACAAGACCGCGGTGCCCGAGCCGGCGATGGGGATGGTGTCGCTGCTGGGGCTTGCCCTGCTGCGTCGGCGTTGA
- a CDS encoding PEP-CTERM sorting domain-containing protein, producing the protein MKTLALTTAASLALVGAAQAATVLDDFSGGVTAINHPDGNLNSGVYTDITNVAYGTAEDGGGFLKITDGGFTNGIYVIFESAIPADGIYAVELELTVVQTANDNTNIDLYEIGAVVNGVHRDAAGKLAALSAANAGTGMVSVDTEPRVSLGPITVTTSGFTAAAGDNLLVAFSTDLTSGDFNGNTGWWNGSHVEIDDIKLVAVPEPASLAMLALGGLALVRRSA; encoded by the coding sequence ATGAAGACCCTTGCTCTGACCACTGCTGCCTCGCTCGCTCTCGTCGGCGCCGCCCAGGCCGCCACCGTTCTTGACGACTTTTCCGGCGGCGTAACCGCCATCAACCACCCCGACGGCAACCTCAACAGTGGTGTCTACACCGACATCACCAACGTTGCCTACGGCACCGCTGAGGATGGCGGCGGCTTCCTCAAGATCACCGATGGTGGCTTCACCAACGGTATCTACGTCATCTTCGAGTCGGCCATCCCCGCCGACGGCATCTACGCCGTGGAACTTGAGCTGACGGTCGTGCAGACCGCCAACGACAACACGAACATCGACCTTTACGAGATCGGTGCCGTCGTCAATGGTGTGCACCGTGACGCCGCCGGCAAACTCGCCGCGCTGAGCGCCGCTAACGCCGGTACCGGTATGGTCTCGGTTGACACGGAGCCCCGCGTCTCGCTCGGTCCCATCACCGTCACCACCTCGGGCTTCACCGCCGCTGCTGGCGACAACCTGCTGGTTGCCTTCTCGACCGACCTGACCTCGGGTGACTTCAACGGCAACACCGGCTGGTGGAACGGCTCGCACGTCGAGATCGACGACATCAAGCTCGTCGCGGTTCCCGAGCCCGCCTCGCTGGCCATGCTGGCTCTCGGCGGTCTGGCCCTGGTTCGTCGTTCGGCCTAA
- a CDS encoding tRNA dihydrouridine synthase: MFTPVPPLRIGSFEPASPLLLAPIAGYCDLAYRLVVRSVPGYQGHATLGLACTDLLCPQALLRETDKSLWLAATCPEDSPVCMQLYGRHPDTLAQAALWAVEHGATTVDLNMGCPVDKVTKKNGGSKLLTEPCLAIEIVQTLARTLRPHTVPLTVKIRLGWDENSLVSSDLVPKLADSGISALIVHGRTTVQKFRGEVSHSGILRVVEAVKRHHPEVAVIGNGDVKSPYDARLMIDKTGCDGVMIGREALRRPWIFREANFYMSTGTLPPPLTRRARAQLVLDHFENVVRLRDERVALNTIRSRMSWYSAHIQPWPTLRRDVQKLRSANEFRDFWAAGVERYIEPEPVSAA, translated from the coding sequence GTGTTCACACCCGTCCCACCCCTGAGAATCGGCTCCTTCGAGCCCGCCTCGCCGCTGCTGCTCGCGCCCATCGCCGGCTACTGCGACCTCGCCTACCGACTCGTGGTCCGCTCCGTGCCCGGCTACCAGGGCCACGCCACCCTCGGCCTGGCCTGCACCGACCTGCTCTGCCCCCAGGCCCTGCTCCGCGAGACCGACAAGTCGCTCTGGCTCGCCGCCACCTGCCCCGAAGATTCACCCGTCTGCATGCAGCTCTACGGCCGTCACCCCGACACGCTCGCACAGGCGGCGCTCTGGGCCGTCGAGCACGGCGCAACCACCGTCGACCTCAATATGGGCTGCCCCGTGGACAAGGTGACCAAGAAAAACGGCGGCTCCAAGCTGCTGACAGAACCTTGCCTGGCCATCGAGATCGTCCAGACCCTGGCGCGCACACTCCGACCTCACACCGTTCCGCTGACCGTGAAAATCCGCCTCGGATGGGACGAAAACAGTCTCGTTTCGAGCGATTTGGTGCCAAAACTGGCTGATTCGGGGATTTCTGCCCTGATTGTGCATGGCCGGACGACGGTACAGAAATTCAGGGGCGAGGTCTCCCATTCAGGAATCTTGCGGGTTGTCGAGGCCGTCAAACGCCATCATCCCGAGGTCGCTGTGATCGGCAACGGCGACGTCAAAAGCCCGTATGACGCCCGACTTATGATCGACAAGACCGGCTGCGACGGGGTCATGATCGGCCGCGAGGCACTCCGCCGGCCCTGGATTTTTCGTGAGGCAAATTTCTACATGTCCACCGGAACGCTCCCACCGCCCCTAACGCGGCGTGCGCGCGCCCAACTGGTCCTCGACCATTTTGAGAACGTTGTTCGCTTGCGTGACGAGCGGGTCGCGCTCAACACCATCCGCTCCCGCATGTCTTGGTACTCGGCCCACATCCAGCCCTGGCCGACCCTGCGTCGCGACGTCCAGAAACTCCGATCCGCCAACGAGTTCCGTGATTTCTGGGCCGCGGGCGTCGAACGCTACATCGAGCCCGAACCCGTCTCCGCCGCCTGA
- a CDS encoding bifunctional folylpolyglutamate synthase/dihydrofolate synthase, which translates to MTASSITNYTTGLKWLYEHTDHERLRLVKYDDKTFSLDRMRKLLDLLGNPHEQLKAVQIAGTKGKGSTCAMLSSMLEANGFTTGLYTSPHLVDLRERITINRSLISYNDMAELFKQIASVEDKFGEPGPTFFEIMTAAALLYFAEQAVDVAVLETGLGGRLDCVTAVNPIATGVTQISLDHTQWLGDDLPSIAREKAGIFKKGVPAFSVDQPPEVAAVLKEVAEEVGCPLKFNGKDVDFSYRFEASRELGPHTRVCLATNESQFDHLAVPLPGEHQAHNCGLALALLDSLKSHGFAMAEEHVVRGLAETTIAGRMEQVWSQPRVIIDGAHNAASIQALIKSLGAHINYDSLVIIFGTGLDKDVNGMLKELSLGADKLIFTRAKGNPRAVEPDDLLTKFGALSGKMAQTTDKLADAIKLAGRAVSRDDLIVVTGSFYLAGEARKLFADAAAKRGK; encoded by the coding sequence ATGACCGCGTCGTCGATCACCAACTACACGACCGGCCTCAAGTGGCTCTACGAGCACACCGACCACGAACGCCTGCGGCTGGTCAAGTACGACGACAAGACCTTCAGCCTTGATCGGATGCGCAAGCTCCTCGACCTCCTGGGCAACCCCCACGAGCAGCTCAAGGCCGTCCAGATCGCCGGCACCAAGGGCAAAGGATCCACCTGCGCCATGCTCTCGAGCATGCTCGAGGCCAACGGATTCACCACCGGTCTCTACACCAGCCCCCACCTCGTCGACCTCCGCGAGCGGATCACCATCAACCGCAGCCTGATCAGCTACAACGACATGGCCGAGCTGTTCAAGCAGATCGCCTCCGTCGAAGACAAATTTGGCGAACCCGGTCCCACCTTCTTCGAGATCATGACCGCAGCTGCCCTGCTCTACTTCGCGGAGCAGGCTGTCGACGTCGCCGTCCTCGAAACCGGACTCGGCGGACGCCTCGACTGCGTCACCGCCGTCAACCCCATCGCCACAGGGGTCACCCAGATCTCGCTCGACCACACCCAGTGGCTTGGCGACGACCTGCCCTCCATCGCTCGCGAGAAGGCCGGCATCTTCAAGAAGGGCGTCCCCGCCTTCAGCGTCGACCAGCCGCCCGAGGTCGCCGCCGTGCTCAAGGAAGTCGCCGAGGAGGTTGGCTGCCCCCTCAAGTTCAACGGCAAAGACGTCGACTTCTCCTACCGCTTCGAGGCCAGCCGCGAACTCGGCCCACACACCCGCGTCTGCCTCGCCACCAACGAGTCCCAGTTCGACCACCTCGCCGTGCCCCTGCCCGGTGAGCACCAGGCCCACAACTGCGGCCTCGCCCTCGCCCTGCTCGACAGCCTCAAGAGCCACGGCTTCGCCATGGCCGAGGAACACGTCGTCCGCGGCCTCGCCGAGACCACCATCGCAGGACGCATGGAGCAGGTCTGGTCCCAGCCACGCGTGATCATCGACGGCGCCCACAACGCCGCCTCGATCCAGGCCCTTATCAAGTCCCTCGGCGCCCACATCAACTATGACTCCCTCGTGATCATCTTCGGCACCGGTCTCGACAAGGACGTCAACGGCATGCTCAAGGAACTGTCGCTCGGGGCCGACAAGCTCATCTTCACCCGCGCCAAGGGCAACCCCCGCGCGGTCGAACCGGACGACCTGCTCACCAAGTTCGGCGCTCTCTCGGGCAAGATGGCCCAGACCACCGACAAGCTCGCCGACGCCATCAAACTCGCCGGACGCGCGGTCAGCCGCGACGACCTCATCGTCGTCACCGGCAGCTTCTACCTCGCCGGCGAGGCACGCAAGCTCTTTGCCGACGCCGCCGCCAAACGCGGCAAATAA
- the serS gene encoding serine--tRNA ligase, producing MIDIRDLRQNPEKYRQAAADKHIDVDIDALIAADEKLRQAMTSQQDLAAEKNRIGKDIGRVAGQLKKAEGETKTQLQQEMQNLQQRPNQIKAEEAELEQTLATLQQQRDTLLLRVPQPAAPHVPVAPDEAGNVEMSRWSPDWFDPDKPFAQNKGFEPKSHLQLGQELGLFNFERGVAMAGSRSYVLTGAGMLLHNAVLQAALTFMTVENGFTAMSVPVLVRDHVMTGTGFFPGEKDQAYEIGETRRGGGHDLYLTGTGEVGLMGYHQDQILPAESVPRRYTTLSTCFRREAGSAGKDTAGLYRIHQFDKVEQVVLCEADLDTAINWHRTMIGYVQSFMQKLQLPYRLLQVCTGDMGASKIDQVDVETWMPSRGPEDADGKPLGAYGETHSASLLGDYQCRRLNLRYRDPEDAKGKATRFCYSLNNTVCASPRILIPILELYQNEDGSVTVPEPLRPFLGGLEVITAENGLAL from the coding sequence ATGATCGACATCCGTGACCTGCGACAGAATCCTGAGAAATACCGACAGGCCGCCGCCGACAAGCACATCGACGTCGACATCGACGCGCTCATCGCCGCCGACGAGAAACTCAGGCAGGCCATGACAAGCCAGCAGGATCTCGCCGCCGAAAAGAACCGCATCGGTAAAGACATCGGACGCGTCGCCGGTCAGCTCAAGAAAGCCGAGGGCGAGACCAAAACTCAGCTCCAGCAGGAGATGCAGAACCTGCAGCAGCGCCCCAACCAGATCAAGGCCGAGGAAGCCGAACTCGAACAGACACTCGCCACCCTCCAGCAGCAGCGCGACACCCTCCTGCTCCGAGTCCCCCAGCCCGCGGCACCCCACGTGCCCGTCGCACCCGACGAGGCCGGCAACGTCGAGATGAGCCGCTGGAGCCCCGACTGGTTCGACCCCGACAAGCCCTTCGCCCAGAACAAGGGCTTCGAACCGAAATCCCACCTCCAACTCGGGCAGGAACTCGGCCTCTTCAACTTCGAGCGAGGCGTCGCCATGGCCGGCTCACGCTCCTACGTCCTCACCGGCGCCGGCATGCTCCTCCACAACGCCGTCCTCCAGGCCGCCCTCACCTTCATGACCGTTGAAAACGGCTTCACCGCCATGTCCGTACCCGTCCTCGTCCGTGACCACGTCATGACCGGCACCGGGTTCTTCCCCGGCGAAAAAGACCAGGCCTACGAAATCGGCGAAACCCGGCGCGGCGGCGGCCACGACCTCTACCTCACCGGCACCGGCGAAGTCGGCCTCATGGGCTATCACCAGGACCAGATCCTCCCCGCCGAGTCCGTCCCACGACGCTACACCACCCTCTCCACCTGCTTCCGACGCGAAGCAGGCTCAGCGGGCAAGGACACCGCAGGCCTCTACCGCATCCACCAGTTCGATAAGGTCGAGCAGGTCGTCCTCTGCGAAGCTGACCTCGACACCGCCATCAACTGGCACCGCACCATGATCGGCTACGTCCAGTCCTTCATGCAGAAACTCCAGCTCCCCTACCGCCTGCTTCAGGTCTGCACCGGCGACATGGGAGCCTCCAAAATCGACCAGGTCGACGTCGAGACATGGATGCCCTCACGCGGCCCCGAAGACGCCGACGGCAAGCCCCTCGGGGCCTACGGCGAAACCCACTCCGCATCGCTCCTCGGCGACTACCAGTGCCGCAGGCTCAACCTCCGCTACCGCGATCCCGAAGACGCCAAGGGCAAGGCCACGCGCTTCTGCTACTCGCTCAACAACACCGTCTGCGCCTCGCCACGCATCCTCATCCCCATCCTCGAGCTCTACCAGAACGAAGACGGCTCCGTCACGGTCCCCGAGCCGCTCCGGCCTTTCCTCGGCGGCCTCGAAGTCATCACCGCTGAAAACGGCCTTGCGCTCTGA
- a CDS encoding LeuD/DmdB family oxidoreductase small subunit, with protein sequence MADVIRGKAFVLGDDIDTDQIIPAQYLAYNPSIPEERQYFGMYANVGVPPAQSGLPEGNLRFVPEGAFKSEYSIVIGGKNFGCGSSREHAPLALAEAGVVAVVAEFYARIFYRNCVNGGYCLPLETQQRLVEEIRTGDEVEIDVAGGTLKNVSSGKTYPLNPLGDAKPIIDAGGVFAYARSSGMLDG encoded by the coding sequence ATGGCAGACGTGATACGTGGCAAGGCGTTCGTGCTCGGTGACGACATCGATACGGACCAGATCATTCCGGCCCAGTACCTGGCGTACAACCCCTCGATTCCTGAGGAGCGTCAGTATTTCGGGATGTATGCGAACGTCGGCGTGCCGCCCGCTCAGAGCGGTCTGCCCGAGGGGAATCTGCGTTTTGTGCCGGAGGGCGCGTTCAAGAGCGAGTATTCGATCGTCATCGGTGGCAAGAACTTCGGTTGCGGGTCGTCGCGAGAGCACGCGCCGCTGGCGCTGGCTGAGGCGGGCGTGGTCGCGGTGGTGGCGGAGTTTTATGCGAGGATCTTTTATCGCAACTGCGTGAACGGCGGGTACTGCCTGCCCTTGGAGACGCAGCAGCGGCTGGTGGAAGAGATCCGGACCGGCGATGAGGTGGAGATCGATGTGGCGGGCGGGACGCTCAAGAACGTGAGTTCGGGCAAGACGTATCCGCTTAATCCGCTGGGCGACGCGAAGCCGATTATCGATGCGGGCGGTGTTTTTGCCTACGCGCGGTCCTCTGGGATGCTTGACGGCTGA
- a CDS encoding thioredoxin family protein: MDNHYLKSKFETGLDYADYLAQGTDAQRSSWRDVYDRVTLTETQQSLLGGFVREVKALVVSGIWCGDCVQQMPIVQRIAEASGGKIELRWFDRDEHADLQERVRINAGNRVPVVIFAAEDYEPVGWFGDKTLARYRALAAAQLGAGCPLPGAAVPESELAAVTSEWVDQFERVHLILRLSGRLRQRHGD, encoded by the coding sequence ATGGATAATCATTACCTGAAATCGAAGTTTGAGACGGGGCTGGATTACGCGGACTACCTGGCGCAGGGGACCGACGCGCAGCGGTCGTCGTGGCGAGACGTGTACGATCGGGTCACGCTGACGGAGACCCAGCAGTCGCTTCTGGGCGGGTTTGTGCGTGAGGTCAAGGCGTTGGTGGTCTCGGGGATCTGGTGCGGTGACTGCGTGCAGCAGATGCCGATCGTGCAGCGGATCGCTGAGGCGTCGGGCGGGAAGATTGAGCTGCGGTGGTTCGACCGTGACGAGCATGCGGATCTGCAGGAGCGGGTGCGGATCAACGCCGGGAATCGTGTGCCGGTGGTGATTTTTGCGGCGGAGGATTACGAGCCGGTGGGGTGGTTCGGAGACAAGACGCTGGCGCGGTACCGGGCGTTGGCGGCGGCACAACTGGGTGCGGGGTGTCCGCTGCCGGGCGCGGCGGTGCCTGAGTCGGAGTTGGCTGCGGTGACGTCGGAGTGGGTGGACCAGTTCGAGCGAGTGCACCTGATTCTGCGTCTGAGCGGGCGTCTGCGTCAGCGTCATGGGGATTGA
- a CDS encoding TraR/DksA family transcriptional regulator, protein MAAKKTAKADKKSKAKKTSKKGATQKVSAPKSAAGGKKVAKKTVKKKSTKKVSAAKVAKTTKKTAKKSTKKSTVSKTTKASKAKAASGTTKKKAPTKPSKAAVKGAVTKTRTAKKSESVKKSAAPAKKSVTPKVVKISPEVEKKLPPIKKLVSPFRSPPTPEPVAEERREWTVAELKKVKSGLNKKDLQQFRMLLLERRAEIIGSVTGMESARADRGDETSNMPLHMADVGSENFEQEFTLGLMESEQRLLAEINQALQRIADGYYGVCMESGKPINRERLEAKPWAKYTIEVARERERRGLSSG, encoded by the coding sequence GTGGCAGCCAAGAAGACCGCAAAGGCCGATAAGAAGTCGAAGGCGAAGAAGACGAGCAAGAAGGGTGCGACCCAGAAGGTCAGCGCACCCAAGTCTGCTGCTGGTGGGAAAAAGGTTGCCAAGAAGACGGTGAAGAAGAAGTCGACGAAGAAGGTTTCCGCTGCGAAGGTGGCGAAGACCACGAAGAAGACGGCCAAGAAGAGCACAAAGAAGTCGACGGTGAGCAAGACGACCAAGGCGTCGAAGGCCAAGGCTGCGTCCGGGACGACCAAGAAGAAGGCCCCGACCAAGCCGTCGAAGGCCGCGGTCAAGGGGGCGGTGACCAAGACGAGGACGGCGAAGAAGTCGGAGTCGGTCAAGAAGTCGGCGGCACCGGCCAAGAAGAGTGTGACGCCCAAGGTGGTGAAGATCTCGCCGGAGGTTGAGAAGAAGCTCCCGCCGATCAAGAAGCTGGTTTCACCTTTCCGCTCGCCGCCGACGCCTGAGCCGGTGGCCGAGGAGCGTCGCGAGTGGACGGTTGCGGAGCTGAAGAAGGTCAAGTCGGGGCTGAACAAGAAGGATCTGCAGCAGTTCAGGATGCTGCTGTTGGAGCGTCGTGCCGAGATCATCGGGAGTGTGACGGGCATGGAGAGTGCCCGTGCGGACCGTGGCGACGAGACGTCGAACATGCCGCTGCACATGGCGGACGTGGGATCGGAGAACTTCGAGCAGGAGTTCACGCTGGGGCTGATGGAGTCGGAGCAGCGGCTGCTGGCGGAGATCAACCAAGCGTTGCAGCGGATCGCGGACGGCTACTACGGGGTGTGCATGGAGAGCGGCAAGCCGATCAATCGTGAGCGTCTGGAGGCGAAGCCGTGGGCGAAGTACACCATCGAGGTCGCGCGGGAGCGTGAGCGTCGCGGGTTGAGTTCGGGGTGA
- the lspA gene encoding signal peptidase II: MLGWLVFAGVALSVFAADMVSKYWAFATVAGIPVRPDPSYPGSGIPEHASIAVIPHVLDLHLILNRGAVFGMGQGQQGLFVVVSVLASLFIVWMMSVSSRRAWLMHVALGLILAGALGNLYDRVMFGAVRDLFWMLPTLGLWPWIFNLADAVLMTGVGLILLMSFRGGQRAEPASA; encoded by the coding sequence GTGTTGGGCTGGCTCGTGTTCGCGGGGGTTGCGTTGTCTGTCTTTGCCGCTGACATGGTGTCGAAGTACTGGGCGTTTGCGACGGTGGCGGGCATTCCGGTTCGGCCTGATCCGTCCTATCCGGGGTCGGGGATTCCGGAGCATGCGTCGATCGCCGTGATCCCGCACGTGCTGGACCTGCACCTGATCCTGAATCGCGGTGCTGTGTTCGGGATGGGGCAGGGGCAGCAGGGGCTGTTCGTGGTGGTGAGTGTTCTGGCGAGTCTGTTTATCGTGTGGATGATGTCGGTTTCGTCTCGTCGTGCGTGGTTGATGCACGTCGCGCTGGGTCTGATTCTGGCGGGGGCGCTGGGGAATCTCTACGACCGGGTGATGTTTGGCGCGGTGCGTGACCTGTTCTGGATGCTGCCGACGCTGGGGCTATGGCCCTGGATTTTCAATCTGGCCGACGCGGTGCTGATGACGGGCGTGGGATTGATCCTGTTGATGTCGTTCCGGGGTGGCCAGCGTGCCGAACCTGCGTCGGCGTGA